Proteins found in one Subtercola endophyticus genomic segment:
- a CDS encoding ANTAR domain-containing response regulator — MTDQDTPTTAPRRVVVAEDESLIRLDIVEILRDAGFEVVGEAGDGETAVALATELRPDLVIMDVKMPLLDGISAAERLSKGHIAPVVLLTAFSQKELVERATEAGALAYVVKPFTPNDLLPAIEIALSRYAQIITLEAEVADLVERFETRKLVDRAKGLLNEKMGLTEPEAFRWIQKASMDRRLTMHDVAQAIIEQLSVKKS; from the coding sequence GTGACTGACCAAGATACTCCAACGACTGCGCCACGCCGCGTTGTCGTCGCCGAAGACGAATCCCTCATCCGCCTCGACATCGTCGAGATTCTGCGTGACGCCGGGTTCGAGGTCGTCGGCGAGGCCGGTGACGGCGAAACCGCCGTCGCTCTGGCCACCGAACTGCGCCCCGACCTGGTCATCATGGATGTCAAGATGCCGCTTCTCGACGGAATCTCCGCTGCCGAACGCCTCAGCAAGGGCCACATCGCGCCCGTCGTGCTGCTCACCGCATTCAGCCAGAAAGAACTCGTCGAGCGCGCCACCGAGGCCGGCGCCCTTGCTTACGTGGTCAAGCCGTTCACGCCGAACGACCTGCTTCCCGCCATCGAGATCGCTCTCTCGCGTTACGCGCAGATCATCACCCTCGAGGCCGAGGTCGCCGACCTCGTCGAGCGGTTCGAGACCCGCAAGCTCGTCGACCGGGCGAAGGGTCTGCTCAACGAGAAGATGGGGCTCACGGAGCCCGAGGCGTTCCGCTGGATCCAGAAGGCGTCGATGGATCGCCGCCTCACGATGCACGACGTTGCACAGGCCATCATCGAGCAGTTGAGCGTCAAGAAGAGCTAG
- a CDS encoding PaaI family thioesterase — protein MGIEFLEITPEHSVATMPAEGNTQPFGVVHGGAYVVLAESLGSSAATVFAGPGKVGMGIEVNASHTGSVSSGTVTGVCTAIKLGRTLTVHEVAISDEKGRRLSTVRITNIIREV, from the coding sequence ATGGGAATCGAGTTCCTCGAAATCACCCCAGAGCATTCGGTCGCCACCATGCCCGCCGAGGGCAACACTCAGCCGTTCGGTGTGGTGCACGGCGGCGCGTATGTGGTGCTGGCAGAGAGTCTGGGGTCGTCTGCCGCGACGGTGTTCGCCGGTCCGGGCAAGGTGGGCATGGGCATCGAGGTGAACGCCAGTCACACCGGTTCGGTGAGCAGCGGAACGGTGACCGGTGTCTGCACCGCCATCAAGCTCGGGCGCACGTTGACGGTGCACGAGGTGGCGATTTCAGACGAAAAAGGTCGGCGACTTTCGACGGTGCGCATCACGAACATCATTCGTGAGGTCTGA
- the polA gene encoding DNA polymerase I, translating into MSDIEQPTLLIIDGHSLAFRAFYALPVDSFQTRDGQHTNAIHGFLSMLLLLLKNEKPTHLAVAFDMSRQSFRTREYPEYKGTRHETPPEFSGQVPLLKDALKAMNIETLEKEDFEADDILATLARQGTEQGYRVLVVSGDRDAIQLVNDNVTLLYPSRQGVTELTRYDRNKVFERYGIEPHQYPEVAALVGETSDNLPGIPKVGEKTAVKWLNQFGSLDEILRRSDEIGGKVGESLREFQENAVRNRKLNRLLTDVELPLGPADFGKRPIDEQAVRDLFARLEFRTLLERVFKLEGVGDDGTGSSAFGGGLGSGAGAGGAGAGGRLVDEKAAVAPAPTTLLDEELQAWLARAVAAEPFGLGLEVELLDGKPIGFGLASAESTVFLPWIPDRADYLPFENWLASPAPKLLHGAKHQLKTLLTAGLTVDGITFDTSVAAWLLKSDSASPALTDLVDRYLNESLPTPDPNQLVPDDDSVVGPAGTAWYVARVARAINEKLDDGSRSVLVDIEMPVLAVLAQMELDGVAVSHTQLSELSNELTTRSAQIASDAFGIIEREINLGSPKQIQEVLFDQLGMPKTRATKTGYSTDAVALADLQASSPHPFLDLLLLHRDATKLNQIVETLDKSISTDRRIHTTYIQTGSSTGRISSTDPNLQNIPVRTEEGRRIRKAFMVGESYETLLTTDYSQIEMRIMAHLSEDEGLITAFQSGEDLHRFVGARIFGVEPEDVTSAMRSKVKAMSYGLAYGLSAFGLSKQLRIPTAEAKQLMTDYFERFGAVRDYLRNVVVQAREDGYTETIFGRRRLFPDLSSPNRVLRDNAERQALNAPIQGTAADILKIAMVNISLDLASHSLQSRMLLQVHDELVFEVFPGEWDSLAAIVETRMSTAAELKVPLDVQLGRGQNWNEAAH; encoded by the coding sequence GTGTCCGACATCGAACAGCCTACCCTTCTCATAATCGACGGGCATTCGCTCGCTTTCCGAGCGTTCTACGCGCTTCCCGTCGACAGTTTTCAGACCAGAGACGGGCAGCACACGAACGCCATCCACGGCTTTTTGTCGATGCTTTTGCTGCTTCTGAAGAACGAGAAGCCGACACATCTGGCTGTGGCGTTCGACATGTCGAGGCAGTCGTTCCGCACGCGTGAATACCCCGAATACAAAGGCACACGACACGAGACCCCGCCAGAGTTCTCGGGCCAGGTTCCGCTGCTGAAAGACGCCCTCAAGGCGATGAACATCGAAACGCTCGAGAAAGAAGACTTCGAGGCCGACGACATTCTCGCCACGCTCGCCCGGCAGGGCACCGAGCAGGGGTATCGCGTGCTTGTCGTGTCGGGCGATCGCGACGCGATCCAGCTTGTCAACGACAACGTCACGCTGCTCTACCCGTCACGGCAGGGTGTCACCGAACTCACGCGGTACGACCGCAACAAGGTGTTCGAGCGCTACGGCATCGAGCCGCACCAGTACCCCGAGGTTGCCGCGTTGGTCGGCGAGACGAGCGACAATCTGCCGGGCATCCCGAAGGTCGGCGAAAAGACCGCGGTCAAGTGGCTGAACCAGTTCGGCAGCCTCGACGAGATTCTGCGCCGCTCCGACGAGATCGGCGGCAAAGTCGGCGAGAGCCTGCGCGAGTTCCAAGAGAACGCGGTGCGCAACCGCAAACTGAACCGGCTGCTCACCGACGTCGAGCTGCCGCTCGGGCCGGCCGACTTCGGCAAGCGGCCGATCGACGAGCAGGCCGTGCGCGACCTGTTCGCTCGGCTGGAGTTTCGCACACTGCTCGAGCGGGTGTTCAAGCTCGAGGGTGTCGGCGACGACGGCACCGGCAGCAGCGCGTTCGGCGGCGGCCTCGGCAGTGGTGCCGGTGCTGGCGGCGCCGGCGCGGGCGGCCGTCTTGTCGACGAAAAGGCCGCCGTGGCTCCGGCCCCGACGACGCTGCTCGACGAAGAACTGCAGGCGTGGCTGGCCCGGGCCGTTGCGGCCGAGCCGTTCGGCCTGGGGCTCGAGGTCGAGTTGCTCGACGGCAAACCCATCGGGTTCGGCCTCGCCAGCGCCGAATCGACCGTCTTTCTGCCGTGGATCCCTGACCGCGCCGACTACCTGCCGTTCGAGAACTGGCTGGCGAGCCCCGCACCGAAGCTTCTGCACGGCGCGAAGCACCAGCTGAAGACTCTGTTGACAGCAGGCCTCACGGTCGATGGAATCACCTTCGACACGTCGGTCGCGGCATGGCTGCTCAAGTCAGACAGCGCGTCGCCGGCACTCACCGATCTGGTCGATCGCTACCTCAACGAATCGTTGCCGACACCCGATCCCAACCAGCTCGTGCCCGACGACGACTCGGTGGTCGGCCCGGCGGGCACCGCCTGGTACGTGGCGCGCGTCGCGCGAGCGATCAATGAGAAGCTCGACGACGGGTCGCGCTCGGTTCTCGTCGACATCGAGATGCCCGTTCTGGCCGTACTGGCCCAGATGGAGCTCGACGGCGTCGCCGTGAGTCACACCCAGCTCTCCGAGCTGTCGAACGAGCTCACCACACGCTCGGCCCAGATAGCGAGCGACGCGTTCGGCATCATCGAGCGCGAGATCAACCTGGGCTCGCCGAAGCAGATCCAAGAGGTTCTGTTCGACCAGCTCGGCATGCCGAAGACCCGCGCCACGAAGACCGGCTACTCCACCGACGCGGTCGCGCTGGCCGACCTGCAGGCGAGTTCGCCGCATCCGTTTCTCGATCTGTTGCTGCTCCACCGCGACGCCACCAAGCTCAACCAGATCGTCGAAACCCTCGACAAGTCGATCAGCACCGACCGGCGCATCCACACCACGTACATCCAGACCGGCAGTTCGACCGGCCGCATCTCGTCGACCGACCCGAATCTGCAGAACATTCCGGTTCGCACCGAGGAGGGCCGGCGCATCCGCAAGGCTTTCATGGTGGGGGAGTCGTACGAGACGCTGCTGACCACTGACTACTCGCAGATCGAGATGCGCATCATGGCGCACCTCTCCGAAGACGAGGGGCTGATCACCGCTTTTCAGTCGGGCGAAGACCTGCACCGGTTCGTGGGCGCCCGCATCTTCGGTGTCGAGCCTGAAGACGTGACCTCGGCCATGCGGTCGAAGGTCAAGGCCATGTCGTACGGCCTCGCCTACGGTCTCTCGGCGTTCGGGCTCTCGAAACAGCTGCGCATCCCCACCGCCGAGGCGAAGCAGCTGATGACCGACTACTTCGAGCGTTTCGGTGCGGTGCGCGATTACCTGCGCAACGTCGTCGTGCAGGCGCGCGAAGACGGCTACACCGAAACCATCTTCGGTCGCCGCCGCCTCTTTCCCGACCTGTCGAGCCCGAACCGCGTTCTGCGTGACAACGCCGAGCGCCAGGCGTTGAACGCGCCCATCCAGGGCACCGCCGCCGACATTCTGAAGATCGCCATGGTCAACATCTCTCTTGACCTCGCGTCGCATTCTCTGCAGTCGCGCATGCTTCTCCAGGTGCACGATGAGCTCGTCTTCGAGGTGTTTCCGGGCGAGTGGGATTCCCTGGCCGCCATCGTCGAAACCCGCATGTCGACCGCCGCCGAGCTCAAGGTGCCGCTCGACGTGCAACTCGGCCGCGGCCAGAACTGGAACGAGGCGGCGCACTAG
- a CDS encoding error-prone DNA polymerase, translating into MGFNNPPIKWAELERALSDRRPGTSPEKDGGDGPAFSRKRQPYVPPAVTVAAPPDEPLVPYAELHAHSNFSFLDGASSPEDLLEEAARLRMHGLALTDHDGFYGVVHLAEAAEAHPQVATIFGAELSLGLSKPQNGEADPEGSHLVVLARKQEGYHRLAGAITSAQLATDAEKGRPIFDLEQLAEAARRPSHAGVGAGAGAGAGAGAGLLGDSAWTVLTGCRKGAVRQALVTDGPAAASRELDRLVALFGRGNVLVELFDHGDPLASDLNDALAELAAKHRLDVVATGNVHYATPQQFELSQSLAAVRARRSLTDLEGWLPASAGSHLRSGAEMTARFARYPGAVERTVEVADDLSFQLRTARPRLPRQEMPDGHTPMSYLRELVEKGMPDHYPDATDAVRERIESELAVIEQKDFPGYFLIVWDMVRYARSQNILCQGRGSAANSAVCYILDITAVDSIKFDLPFQRFLSHLRDEEPDIDVDFDSDRREEVIQYVYTKYGRRNAAQVANVISYRPKFAVRDMAKALGYSAGQQDAWAKQVERWGPAVETKDHDIPADVMELVEQVLKFPRHLGIHSGGMVLTDGPVGEVCPIENGRMDDRTVLQWDKDDCAWMGLVKFDMLGLGMLSALQHSFDLVREHLGEDWTLKNIPKEEQGVYDMLCRADSIGVFQVESRAQMGTLPRLQPRKMYDLVVEIALIRPGPIQGGAVHPYIRRKLKLEPITYLHPKLKAPLERTLGVPLFQEQLMQMAVAVGNCTAEDADLLRRAMGSKRGIEKISSLRSKLFEGMAANGIEPEVAEQIYQKIEAFANFGFAESHSQSFALLVYASSWFKLHYPAAFLASLLRAQPMGFYSPQTLVADARRHGVVVHRPDIQRSGVLAGLEPAESIELRVCAGAGTEHPHKLVARSPQMVAATGMDACAVFEQPTPAEVFDREVPPDHAQHRRDGNLDVRLGLAEIKSIGKKVAERIVAERDRGGEYLSMADVARRNDLNTVQMEALASSGAFTSLKLTRREALWEAGNAAQDKSEYLPGTFVSVQPPLLPMLNPTEQVIYDLWSTGISPDDHPVAHSRALLDARGALSIAACSTTENGRRIEVGGVVTHRQRPATASGITFVNLEDETGILNVICSVGVWSRYRRVAREAPAMIVRGIIERSPEGILNLIADRFELLPLGAPTRSRDFR; encoded by the coding sequence ATGGGGTTCAATAATCCGCCCATCAAGTGGGCCGAACTCGAGCGCGCGCTTTCCGATCGGCGACCCGGCACCAGCCCCGAGAAAGACGGAGGCGATGGGCCGGCGTTCTCGCGCAAACGCCAGCCGTACGTGCCACCGGCCGTCACGGTCGCTGCACCGCCCGACGAGCCGCTCGTGCCGTACGCCGAGTTGCACGCGCACTCGAACTTCAGTTTTCTCGATGGCGCATCGTCGCCCGAAGACCTGCTCGAAGAGGCGGCCCGGCTCCGGATGCACGGGCTTGCGCTCACCGACCACGACGGGTTCTACGGGGTGGTGCATCTCGCCGAAGCGGCGGAGGCTCATCCGCAGGTGGCGACGATTTTCGGGGCCGAGCTCTCGCTCGGGCTGAGCAAACCGCAGAACGGAGAAGCTGATCCCGAGGGTTCGCACCTCGTGGTGCTGGCACGCAAACAGGAGGGGTATCACCGGCTCGCGGGTGCCATCACCTCGGCACAGCTGGCCACCGATGCGGAGAAGGGGCGGCCGATCTTCGACCTCGAGCAACTGGCCGAGGCGGCGCGACGCCCCAGCCACGCGGGCGTGGGCGCGGGCGCTGGTGCGGGTGCAGGTGCAGGCGCAGGCCTGCTCGGCGACTCCGCGTGGACGGTGCTCACCGGCTGCCGCAAGGGCGCCGTGCGCCAGGCGCTCGTCACCGACGGGCCCGCCGCCGCCTCGCGCGAACTCGACCGGCTCGTCGCATTGTTCGGGCGCGGCAACGTTCTGGTCGAGCTGTTCGATCACGGTGATCCGCTGGCGAGCGACCTCAACGACGCGCTGGCCGAGCTGGCGGCGAAACACCGGCTCGACGTTGTCGCGACGGGCAACGTGCACTACGCCACCCCGCAGCAGTTCGAGCTCTCGCAGAGCCTCGCCGCCGTTCGCGCTCGTCGCAGTCTCACCGACCTCGAGGGGTGGTTGCCGGCATCCGCTGGGTCGCATCTGCGTTCGGGGGCCGAGATGACGGCACGGTTCGCGCGTTACCCGGGGGCTGTCGAACGTACGGTGGAGGTGGCGGATGACCTCTCGTTTCAGCTGCGAACAGCCAGGCCGCGCCTCCCCCGCCAAGAGATGCCCGACGGGCACACACCAATGAGCTATCTACGCGAACTGGTCGAGAAGGGCATGCCCGACCACTACCCCGACGCCACCGATGCCGTGCGCGAGCGCATCGAGAGCGAGCTTGCGGTCATCGAGCAGAAAGACTTTCCGGGTTACTTTCTGATCGTCTGGGACATGGTGCGCTACGCGCGCAGCCAGAACATTCTCTGCCAGGGGCGCGGGTCGGCGGCCAACTCGGCGGTCTGCTACATCCTCGACATCACGGCCGTCGATTCGATCAAGTTCGACCTGCCGTTTCAACGGTTCTTGTCGCACCTGCGCGACGAAGAACCCGATATCGATGTGGATTTCGATTCGGATCGACGGGAGGAGGTCATTCAGTACGTCTATACGAAGTACGGTCGACGAAATGCCGCGCAGGTCGCGAACGTCATCAGTTACCGGCCCAAGTTCGCGGTGCGCGACATGGCGAAGGCGCTCGGTTACTCTGCCGGCCAGCAGGATGCCTGGGCGAAGCAGGTCGAGCGCTGGGGCCCGGCGGTCGAGACGAAAGATCACGACATTCCTGCCGACGTGATGGAGCTGGTGGAGCAGGTACTCAAGTTTCCGCGCCACCTCGGCATTCATTCGGGAGGAATGGTGCTCACCGACGGGCCCGTCGGCGAGGTCTGCCCCATCGAGAACGGGCGAATGGATGATCGCACCGTTCTGCAGTGGGACAAAGACGACTGCGCCTGGATGGGCCTCGTGAAGTTCGACATGCTCGGGCTCGGCATGCTCTCGGCGCTGCAGCACAGCTTCGACCTGGTGCGGGAGCATCTCGGCGAAGACTGGACTCTCAAGAACATTCCGAAAGAAGAGCAGGGCGTGTACGACATGCTCTGCCGAGCCGACTCGATCGGGGTGTTCCAGGTGGAGAGCCGAGCGCAGATGGGCACACTGCCGCGGCTGCAGCCGCGCAAGATGTACGACCTCGTGGTCGAGATCGCGCTCATCCGCCCCGGGCCGATTCAGGGCGGAGCCGTGCATCCGTACATCCGGCGCAAGCTGAAGCTCGAACCCATCACGTACCTGCACCCGAAACTCAAGGCTCCGTTGGAGCGAACTCTCGGGGTGCCGCTGTTTCAAGAGCAGCTCATGCAGATGGCCGTAGCGGTGGGCAACTGCACGGCCGAAGACGCCGACCTGCTGCGGCGCGCAATGGGGTCCAAGCGCGGCATCGAGAAGATCTCGTCGCTGCGCTCGAAGTTGTTCGAGGGCATGGCGGCGAACGGCATTGAGCCTGAGGTCGCCGAGCAGATCTACCAGAAGATCGAGGCGTTCGCGAACTTCGGGTTCGCTGAAAGTCACTCGCAGAGCTTCGCGCTGCTGGTCTACGCCAGCTCGTGGTTCAAGCTGCACTACCCGGCCGCGTTTCTCGCGTCGCTGCTGCGTGCCCAGCCCATGGGGTTCTACTCGCCGCAGACGCTGGTGGCGGATGCCCGGCGGCACGGCGTCGTGGTGCACCGCCCCGACATCCAGCGTTCGGGCGTGCTGGCCGGGCTCGAGCCCGCGGAATCGATCGAGCTACGAGTTTGTGCGGGTGCTGGCACCGAACACCCGCACAAACTCGTAGCTCGATCGCCGCAGATGGTGGCGGCGACAGGGATGGATGCGTGCGCGGTGTTCGAGCAGCCGACGCCCGCCGAGGTGTTCGACCGGGAGGTGCCGCCCGACCATGCGCAGCACCGGCGCGACGGCAACCTCGACGTGCGGCTCGGGCTCGCCGAGATCAAGTCGATCGGCAAAAAGGTGGCCGAGCGCATCGTGGCCGAGCGCGACCGCGGCGGCGAGTACCTCAGCATGGCCGACGTCGCTCGGCGCAACGACCTCAACACCGTGCAGATGGAGGCGCTCGCTTCGTCGGGGGCGTTCACCAGTCTTAAGCTCACCCGCCGGGAGGCGCTGTGGGAGGCCGGCAACGCCGCTCAAGACAAGTCCGAATACCTGCCGGGCACGTTCGTGAGCGTTCAGCCGCCTCTGCTGCCGATGCTCAACCCCACCGAGCAGGTGATCTACGACCTCTGGAGCACCGGCATCTCGCCCGACGATCATCCGGTCGCCCACTCGCGGGCGCTACTGGATGCCCGGGGTGCCCTTTCGATCGCGGCATGCTCCACCACGGAGAACGGCCGGCGCATCGAAGTCGGTGGAGTCGTGACCCATCGCCAGCGCCCCGCGACCGCCAGCGGAATCACCTTCGTGAACCTCGAAGATGAGACGGGCATCCTGAACGTCATCTGCAGTGTCGGCGTGTGGAGCCGTTACCGCCGTGTCGCTCGTGAGGCGCCGGCGATGATCGTGCGCGGCATCATCGAGCGCTCCCCCGAGGGCATTCTCAACCTCATCGCCGACCGCTTCGAGCTGCTGCCCCTCGGCGCCCCCACCCGCTCCCGCGACTTTCGCTGA
- a CDS encoding DNA polymerase Y family protein, translating to MNDVTRMMVVWVPDWPVRAHALAVEISPDSPLAVVDRGLVFACSAAARAEGVRRGQRIRESRAKCPGLLALDYDEALDHRSFEPIVSALEALMPGVQVLRPGMCALRARGPSRYYGGERQAAQVVLNTLASLYALTAEGGSTPAARIAIADGRFAAEQATRMPGWPEASAPVVAQGPTPGPAPIIRIVPPGGSPAFLAPQPIEAIGDPALATLLRRLGMPTLGDFAALDFRDVRARFAEAGVHAHTLASGSDVRRVVPRLPPQLRDVEMSFEPPLELVDQITFAFRTAAERFVAELTQALLVCTSILVELHTENGAMHERSWGHPRWFSASDVVDRIRWQVQGRTGAGNGALGSAITKVRVVPQEFDSIGNYEAGLWGSTPDDRVHHGLSRVQSLLGHEGVVTASIGGGRGLAERQVLVPWGDAVVAQDAAGQRAAGQHTAGAAGRPRAGAKGAVTKSAAARVAGRVAGPKGAGASAAAPKGAKAVPPPWPGAVPLPAPSTVFERPQAVTVRGAGGESITVSQRGVLSGIPNLFLPVADEPGAPVERLRPLEAWAGPWPVQERWWDAEKARAFHRFQVVDASGTAWLLALHDRRWWAEARYD from the coding sequence GTGAACGATGTCACTCGAATGATGGTCGTCTGGGTTCCGGACTGGCCGGTTCGCGCCCACGCCCTCGCCGTGGAGATCTCGCCCGACTCCCCCCTTGCCGTGGTCGACCGCGGGCTCGTGTTCGCGTGCTCGGCGGCGGCCCGGGCCGAGGGGGTGCGCCGAGGCCAGCGCATTCGCGAGTCGCGGGCGAAGTGCCCCGGGCTTCTCGCGCTCGACTACGACGAGGCGCTCGATCACCGCAGCTTCGAGCCGATCGTGTCGGCGCTGGAGGCGCTGATGCCGGGGGTGCAGGTGCTGCGCCCGGGTATGTGTGCCCTGCGGGCGCGGGGGCCCAGCCGGTATTACGGAGGTGAACGGCAGGCGGCTCAGGTGGTGCTCAATACGCTTGCCTCTCTGTATGCGTTGACGGCCGAAGGCGGGTCGACTCCAGCCGCACGCATCGCCATCGCCGACGGGCGGTTCGCTGCCGAGCAGGCCACACGGATGCCCGGCTGGCCGGAAGCGTCTGCCCCGGTGGTGGCACAGGGGCCGACCCCGGGGCCGGCCCCGATCATCCGCATCGTTCCGCCAGGCGGCTCGCCTGCGTTTCTCGCGCCGCAGCCCATCGAGGCCATCGGCGACCCCGCCCTGGCCACGCTTCTGCGCCGGCTCGGCATGCCCACCCTCGGCGACTTCGCCGCGCTCGACTTTCGCGACGTGCGGGCCCGGTTCGCTGAAGCCGGGGTGCATGCGCACACCCTCGCGAGTGGTAGCGATGTTCGACGGGTCGTTCCGCGTCTGCCGCCTCAGCTGCGCGACGTGGAGATGTCGTTCGAACCACCGCTCGAGCTGGTCGACCAGATCACGTTCGCCTTTCGTACGGCGGCAGAGAGATTCGTCGCAGAACTCACGCAGGCACTGCTCGTGTGCACGAGCATCCTGGTGGAGTTGCACACCGAGAACGGGGCCATGCACGAGCGCAGCTGGGGGCATCCGCGCTGGTTCAGTGCGTCTGATGTGGTGGATCGCATCCGCTGGCAGGTGCAGGGGCGAACCGGCGCGGGCAACGGCGCGCTCGGTTCGGCCATCACGAAGGTGCGGGTGGTGCCGCAGGAGTTCGATTCGATCGGCAACTATGAGGCGGGGCTCTGGGGCAGCACGCCCGACGACCGGGTGCATCACGGGCTGTCGCGGGTGCAGAGCCTGCTGGGGCACGAGGGTGTGGTGACGGCGAGCATCGGCGGCGGGCGGGGGCTGGCCGAGCGCCAGGTCTTGGTGCCCTGGGGTGACGCGGTGGTGGCGCAAGACGCAGCCGGGCAGCGTGCGGCCGGGCAGCATACGGCCGGCGCAGCCGGCAGACCACGTGCAGGCGCAAAGGGCGCTGTGACGAAGAGTGCGGCCGCGCGCGTTGCCGGGCGGGTAGCCGGGCCGAAGGGTGCTGGTGCGAGTGCCGCCGCCCCGAAGGGGGCGAAAGCCGTGCCGCCGCCGTGGCCGGGGGCCGTTCCGCTGCCGGCACCGTCGACGGTGTTCGAGCGCCCGCAGGCGGTCACGGTGCGGGGTGCCGGTGGCGAGTCGATCACGGTGAGCCAACGAGGGGTGCTGTCGGGCATCCCAAACCTGTTTCTGCCGGTGGCCGACGAGCCGGGCGCGCCGGTCGAGCGGCTGCGGCCGCTGGAGGCGTGGGCGGGCCCGTGGCCGGTGCAGGAGCGCTGGTGGGATGCGGAGAAGGCCCGCGCGTTCCACCGTTTTCAGGTGGTCGACGCCTCGGGAACGGCGTGGCTGCTCGCGCTGCACGACCGGCGCTGGTGGGCGGAGGCGCGTTATGACTGA
- a CDS encoding DUF885 domain-containing protein: protein MIDSTSSETSGPSIHSGDTRPDAAARTPTPIDAIAERWVDTLVRLQPAVGTYIGHNEANDRYADYSPAGHDQLLGEVRSTLGELESEKPLDDVDAVTLADLGSSLRLTLESAEARLQLRDLNVIESPSQEIREVYDLMPTETVDDWEVAATRLSNVGIALDSYIDTLREGIREGITPARRQVREVLTQAKKNVGEDGFFYNLVRSAANPDSSASPLLPGEPGSGAQAPDALPDSLVRQLTHGAEVASAAYDRFAEFLTQELMPAATEHDGVGREIYALESRKFLGATIDLDETYEWGVDELARMVAEQESIAREILPGATVLEAIAHLDADTSRKLHGTEALQRWMQETSNRAVAELSVSQFDIPDEIKTLECLIAPTNEGGIYYTGPTDDFSRPGRMWWSVPEGVTEFDTWRELTTVFHEGVPGHHLQIGQAVVNRDKLNTWRRQLAGTSGHAEGWALYAERLMQELGYLDDPADRLGMLDGQRLRAARVVLDIGVHLGKPRLDGTGVWDAPYALDFLRKNVNMNDGFVRFEVNRYLGWPGQAPSYKVGQRIWEQLRADYRAKQGAAFDMREFHRRALDLGGVGLDTLVSALTK, encoded by the coding sequence ATGATCGACTCCACCAGCTCCGAAACCTCCGGCCCGAGCATCCACTCGGGCGACACCCGCCCCGACGCTGCAGCACGCACCCCGACCCCCATCGACGCCATCGCTGAGCGCTGGGTCGACACACTGGTGCGCCTGCAACCCGCGGTTGGCACCTATATCGGGCACAACGAGGCGAACGACCGCTACGCAGACTACTCGCCGGCGGGCCACGACCAGCTGCTGGGCGAGGTGCGCAGCACCCTCGGCGAACTCGAGAGCGAAAAGCCGCTCGACGACGTCGATGCCGTCACTCTGGCCGACCTCGGCAGCTCGCTGCGCCTCACTCTCGAGAGCGCGGAGGCGCGACTGCAGCTGCGCGACCTGAACGTCATCGAGTCTCCGTCGCAAGAGATTCGCGAGGTCTACGACCTCATGCCCACCGAGACCGTCGACGATTGGGAGGTCGCGGCGACCCGCCTCTCGAACGTCGGAATCGCCCTCGACAGCTACATCGACACCCTGCGCGAGGGCATCAGAGAGGGCATCACGCCGGCCAGGCGGCAGGTGCGAGAAGTGCTGACCCAGGCGAAGAAGAACGTGGGCGAAGACGGCTTCTTCTACAACCTGGTGCGCTCGGCCGCCAATCCCGATTCGTCGGCCTCGCCGCTCCTTCCCGGTGAGCCCGGTTCCGGGGCGCAGGCACCGGATGCCCTGCCAGACTCCCTCGTGCGCCAGCTCACCCACGGGGCCGAGGTCGCCTCCGCGGCCTACGATCGCTTCGCCGAGTTCTTGACCCAGGAGTTGATGCCCGCCGCCACCGAGCACGACGGCGTCGGCCGCGAGATCTACGCCCTCGAATCCCGCAAGTTCCTCGGCGCCACCATCGACCTCGACGAGACCTACGAGTGGGGTGTCGACGAGCTCGCCAGAATGGTGGCCGAGCAGGAGTCGATCGCCCGCGAGATCCTCCCCGGCGCGACCGTACTCGAGGCCATCGCGCACCTCGACGCCGATACGTCGCGCAAACTGCACGGCACCGAGGCTCTGCAGCGCTGGATGCAGGAGACCAGCAACCGTGCGGTCGCCGAGCTCTCCGTGAGCCAGTTCGACATCCCCGACGAGATCAAGACGCTCGAGTGCCTCATTGCACCCACCAACGAGGGCGGCATCTACTACACCGGCCCGACCGACGACTTCTCGCGCCCCGGCCGCATGTGGTGGTCGGTGCCGGAGGGCGTCACCGAGTTCGACACCTGGCGCGAGCTGACCACCGTCTTTCACGAGGGCGTTCCCGGCCACCACCTGCAGATCGGGCAGGCCGTGGTGAACCGCGACAAACTGAACACCTGGCGCCGTCAGCTCGCCGGCACCTCTGGTCACGCCGAAGGCTGGGCGCTGTACGCCGAGCGCCTCATGCAAGAACTCGGCTATCTCGACGACCCGGCCGACCGGCTCGGCATGCTCGACGGCCAGCGCCTGCGCGCGGCCCGCGTCGTGCTCGACATCGGTGTGCACCTCGGCAAGCCACGACTCGACGGCACCGGCGTGTGGGATGCGCCGTACGCCCTCGACTTCTTACGCAAGAACGTCAACATGAACGACGGTTTCGTGCGCTTCGAGGTCAACCGTTACCTCGGCTGGCCGGGCCAGGCCCCCTCCTACAAAGTCGGCCAGCGCATCTGGGAGCAGCTGCGCGCCGACTACCGTGCCAAGCAAGGCGCCGCCTTCGACATGCGCGAGTTCCATCGTCGCGCCCTCGACCTCGGCGGCGTCGGCCTCGACACCCTCGTCTCCGCCCTCACGAAGTGA